In a single window of the Planctomycetia bacterium genome:
- a CDS encoding tetratricopeptide repeat protein: MTQFPEMNRPHVRAWVAAIAFILIGALASVAQDRNSTFGPDEDSPAGRPTTRPVNSLRAARKLALAGEYPAAIAMYEALSGNPRLHLRAACGRAEIDIQIGDYQAGLTRLLGLEEIGGKSAAWNATVAALKEEVGDYDAAISHNEKAIAADEDNLRARYQLGRVLETIGRIDQAIDAYRYFNDRMAGEALPERADELTYLGLGFLRFSTLTRHRDIVRRTRHVLTEVFQEAMEFVDADYWPARLASAELLLAKHNLGEAKQDFEAILKLNSNVAAVHVGLGRIALEEWNFEEVDKCVARALKVNPSSVVARVLEADCRMTERKYEDAIVAADHALATNPNSIDALGVKAAALTRLGNEGGAKAVIAAVEKLNERAGVLHNALGTWLAAGRQYGEAEAHFKKAIEFAPWWASPRTSLGQVYMDTGEEALARRTLEASFALDSFDSHTHNVLELLDVIDRFDQLETDHFIIKFDKQRGDRAAADGVIAPYVSEYLEGIHEEICGDFGVSPHITDGKDESNRGADAEGAWPLGKKTIIELFPDHMGFSVRVTGRPFIATVGACSGRVIAMVAPRGMAPFGRFNWATVLRHEFTHTVTLAATENRIPHWMTEGLAVFEETAPRSWGTKELLCRAVRMGQRDEVSAGGGLFTLKSIDWGFMRPRRPDDRQLAYMQSEWMFEYIVERHGKRAIGGFLKAFRAGRNQAEAFREVLGIETTAFDAEFAQWAKLQVGSWGFSVGPLREKEVIRGELEMLREGGERREEGGEERRGAEMDEGTKRRVEAALWGEYAEAQLFDGEYEQAEASARRGLEAHRESARALEVLCRVLVGRMLAEKDEGRRNEFVNEVDPYLRTLIRVEPGCGVAMKYLGFVEQAWSQWKEATGWLLKYQERFPDDPDSYRRLAGIYLHLGATDSALGQLERLFLLSEDEPAVARQVAEIYMERAGEAAGEARALSEKAATWYRRALEVDPYDGEIHLGLGEALLGAGRAEAAVREYQVVCEIWPEKGAGYAGLARAYEALGDLEKARKYRLKSEKGAEKKDNV, translated from the coding sequence GTGACGCAATTTCCTGAGATGAATCGTCCGCATGTCCGAGCGTGGGTCGCTGCGATCGCTTTCATCCTGATTGGGGCGTTGGCGTCGGTCGCTCAGGATCGCAATTCCACTTTCGGCCCGGACGAAGATTCGCCGGCCGGCCGGCCGACGACGCGTCCCGTTAATTCCCTTCGCGCCGCGCGCAAACTCGCTTTGGCAGGGGAGTATCCCGCCGCGATCGCCATGTATGAGGCGCTTAGCGGCAATCCGCGGCTTCACCTTCGCGCAGCATGCGGCCGCGCTGAAATAGACATTCAAATCGGCGACTATCAGGCCGGATTGACTCGCCTCCTTGGGCTTGAGGAGATCGGTGGAAAGTCCGCCGCGTGGAATGCAACCGTCGCGGCACTGAAGGAAGAAGTGGGAGACTACGACGCGGCGATCAGCCACAATGAGAAGGCGATTGCCGCCGACGAGGACAACCTGCGTGCCCGATACCAGCTTGGGCGCGTGCTGGAAACCATCGGGCGCATCGATCAGGCCATCGATGCATACCGCTACTTCAACGATCGGATGGCCGGCGAGGCTCTTCCGGAGCGCGCCGACGAACTGACATATCTGGGGCTGGGGTTTCTGCGCTTCAGCACGCTTACGCGTCACCGGGACATTGTTCGTCGAACGCGGCACGTGCTTACGGAAGTTTTTCAGGAGGCGATGGAGTTTGTCGATGCGGACTATTGGCCGGCCAGGCTGGCTTCGGCGGAGCTGCTCTTGGCCAAGCACAATCTCGGCGAGGCCAAGCAGGATTTTGAGGCCATTCTCAAGCTCAATTCGAACGTGGCCGCCGTCCACGTCGGGCTCGGCCGAATCGCTCTTGAGGAGTGGAACTTCGAGGAAGTCGACAAGTGCGTTGCCCGCGCCCTCAAGGTGAATCCGTCGTCGGTCGTTGCCCGAGTGCTTGAGGCTGACTGCAGAATGACCGAGCGCAAGTATGAGGACGCCATCGTCGCGGCCGATCATGCCCTCGCAACGAATCCCAACAGCATCGATGCACTCGGTGTGAAGGCGGCGGCCCTGACGCGCCTTGGCAACGAGGGTGGGGCCAAGGCGGTGATCGCGGCCGTCGAGAAGCTCAACGAGCGGGCGGGCGTGTTGCACAACGCGCTGGGCACCTGGCTGGCCGCGGGGCGGCAGTATGGCGAGGCGGAGGCGCATTTCAAGAAGGCGATCGAGTTCGCACCATGGTGGGCGAGCCCGCGCACGTCGCTGGGGCAGGTATACATGGATACGGGCGAGGAAGCGCTTGCCCGACGGACGCTTGAGGCATCATTTGCACTCGACAGCTTTGACAGCCACACGCACAACGTTCTGGAGCTGCTCGACGTCATCGACCGGTTTGACCAGCTTGAGACGGATCATTTCATCATCAAGTTCGACAAGCAGCGCGGCGACCGGGCGGCGGCGGACGGCGTGATCGCGCCGTATGTGAGTGAGTATCTGGAGGGGATTCACGAGGAGATCTGCGGGGACTTCGGGGTCTCGCCGCACATCACGGACGGAAAGGATGAGTCGAACCGCGGCGCTGACGCTGAGGGGGCGTGGCCGTTGGGGAAGAAGACGATCATCGAGTTGTTTCCCGATCATATGGGGTTCTCGGTGCGGGTGACGGGGCGGCCTTTCATTGCGACGGTGGGGGCGTGCAGCGGTCGGGTGATCGCGATGGTGGCGCCGCGGGGGATGGCGCCGTTCGGGCGGTTCAACTGGGCGACGGTTCTTCGGCACGAGTTCACCCATACGGTGACGCTGGCGGCGACGGAGAATCGGATCCCGCACTGGATGACGGAGGGGCTGGCGGTATTTGAGGAGACGGCGCCGCGGTCGTGGGGCACCAAGGAGTTGTTGTGCCGGGCGGTGCGGATGGGGCAGCGCGACGAGGTGAGCGCGGGCGGGGGGTTGTTTACGCTGAAGTCGATTGATTGGGGGTTCATGCGGCCTCGGCGGCCGGACGATCGGCAGTTGGCGTACATGCAGAGCGAGTGGATGTTTGAGTACATCGTGGAGCGGCACGGGAAGCGGGCGATCGGTGGTTTTTTGAAGGCGTTTCGGGCGGGGCGGAACCAGGCGGAGGCGTTTCGGGAGGTATTGGGCATCGAGACGACGGCGTTCGATGCGGAGTTCGCACAGTGGGCGAAATTGCAGGTGGGGTCGTGGGGTTTTTCGGTGGGGCCGCTGCGGGAGAAGGAAGTGATTCGCGGCGAGCTTGAAATGTTGCGCGAGGGCGGTGAGCGCAGAGAGGAAGGCGGCGAGGAGCGGCGCGGCGCGGAGATGGACGAGGGGACGAAGCGTCGTGTTGAGGCGGCGCTGTGGGGGGAGTATGCCGAGGCGCAGCTTTTTGATGGGGAGTACGAGCAGGCGGAGGCGTCGGCGCGGCGTGGGTTGGAGGCGCATCGGGAGTCGGCGCGGGCGCTGGAGGTGTTGTGCCGGGTGCTGGTGGGCCGGATGTTGGCGGAGAAGGATGAGGGGCGGCGCAATGAATTCGTGAATGAGGTCGATCCGTATCTTCGGACGCTGATTCGGGTGGAGCCGGGGTGCGGGGTGGCGATGAAGTATCTGGGGTTCGTGGAGCAGGCGTGGTCGCAGTGGAAGGAGGCGACGGGGTGGCTCCTGAAGTACCAGGAGCGGTTTCCCGACGACCCGGACTCGTACCGGCGGCTGGCGGGGATATACCTGCACCTGGGTGCCACGGACTCGGCACTTGGGCAGTTGGAGCGGTTGTTCCTGCTGAGCGAGGACGAGCCGGCGGTGGCGCGGCAGGTGGCGGAGATATACATGGAGCGGGCCGGCGAGGCGGCCGGGGAGGCGCGGGCGCTGTCGGAGAAGGCGGCGACGTGGTATCGGCGGGCGCTGGAGGTGGACCCGTATGACGGGGAGATCCATCTGGGGCTTGGTGAGGCGCTTCTTGGTGCGGGGCGTGCGGAGGCGGCGGTTCGGGAGTACCAGGTTGTGTGCGAGATCTGGCCGGAGAAGGGGGCGGGGTATGCGGGGCTGGCGCGGGCGTATGAGGCGCTGGGGGATTTGGAGAAGGCGCGGAAGTATCGGTTGAAGTCGGAGAAGGGGGCGGAGAAGAAGGATAATGTGTGA
- a CDS encoding response regulator — protein MAVGSFRAYITYRNAFDVFDGFLGWFGLGLFVSAVILRWASRGRDDASSSSENQVAATPESSHMALEALASWAHEIRNPLSALIGHAELLHDTTSLTAIPATSSDSAARETALTNIRTCSRHILGLINDTLDMARLVRGRIPIDITPCSPHRVMMEVRQIVSARALANNLELTVACEGPIPEAVNTDAVRLRQILLNLVSNAIKFTHTGFVRIVARVVHATPTPLLEFQVIDSGPGLTPDQLAGLFVPFQPVGGNESLKAGGVGLGLVISKKLASLLEGELLVESRPGVGTTFSIRIPAGPLDRVRMLDSRHLEEWAVDDSDDGLDSAAVDAAVATHAGQTPTAQAVEPMRVDLPSGCRILLADDAAENRKLFALLIHRAGGIVTLAENGREAVGLVCSPEEPDSLASSSRGKNFPVPFDLVILDLEMPVMCGIDAVREMRAAGRRVPVIALTAHDTPDLRRQCREAGFCDYITKPIDRNDFLTILTSWIQPARTRARSDNDGSNARRPPQAATH, from the coding sequence ATGGCGGTTGGGTCATTCCGAGCCTATATCACTTATCGAAACGCATTCGATGTCTTCGACGGCTTTCTGGGCTGGTTTGGACTGGGGCTTTTTGTATCAGCAGTCATCCTTCGTTGGGCATCCCGGGGCCGCGATGACGCCTCATCTTCCTCGGAGAATCAGGTTGCTGCGACGCCGGAATCGTCTCATATGGCACTGGAGGCATTGGCGTCCTGGGCCCATGAGATTCGAAATCCCCTCTCCGCCCTCATCGGCCATGCCGAACTCCTTCACGACACGACTTCACTTACTGCCATTCCCGCGACATCATCGGACTCCGCAGCGCGCGAAACCGCCCTCACAAACATCCGGACCTGCTCCCGGCACATCCTCGGTCTCATTAACGACACCCTCGATATGGCACGCCTCGTTCGCGGCCGGATTCCAATCGACATCACTCCTTGTTCTCCCCATCGAGTCATGATGGAGGTCAGGCAGATCGTGTCCGCCAGAGCCCTCGCGAACAACCTTGAGCTCACCGTCGCCTGCGAAGGCCCCATCCCAGAGGCCGTGAATACCGATGCCGTCCGCCTTCGACAGATTCTGCTCAATCTCGTCTCCAACGCCATTAAGTTCACCCACACCGGTTTCGTCCGCATTGTCGCCCGGGTAGTTCATGCGACTCCGACGCCGCTTCTGGAATTCCAGGTCATCGACTCCGGACCGGGCCTGACACCTGATCAACTCGCCGGCCTCTTCGTTCCCTTTCAGCCGGTCGGCGGCAATGAGTCTCTCAAAGCTGGCGGCGTCGGGCTGGGGCTCGTCATCAGCAAGAAGCTGGCATCTCTGCTTGAAGGGGAGTTACTCGTCGAATCCAGGCCCGGTGTGGGGACGACGTTTTCAATCCGCATTCCGGCAGGCCCGCTCGACCGCGTGAGGATGCTGGATTCTCGTCACCTCGAGGAATGGGCCGTGGACGACTCCGACGATGGTTTAGATTCAGCCGCCGTGGATGCTGCGGTTGCGACTCATGCCGGACAAACGCCTACTGCACAAGCCGTCGAACCGATGCGAGTCGATCTGCCCAGCGGTTGTCGCATCCTGCTTGCGGATGACGCCGCGGAGAATCGCAAGCTCTTTGCCCTGCTCATCCATCGAGCCGGCGGCATCGTCACCCTCGCCGAAAACGGACGCGAGGCCGTGGGGCTTGTTTGCTCGCCCGAAGAGCCGGATTCACTCGCATCATCTTCGCGCGGCAAGAATTTCCCAGTGCCATTTGACCTTGTGATACTCGATCTGGAAATGCCTGTCATGTGCGGCATCGACGCCGTGCGTGAAATGCGCGCCGCCGGGCGTCGTGTGCCGGTGATCGCGCTGACCGCCCACGATACGCCGGACCTTCGGCGCCAATGTCGAGAGGCCGGCTTCTGCGACTACATCACCAAGCCGATCGACCGCAACGATTTTCTGACCATTCTCACTTCATGGATTCAACCGGCACGGACCCGGGCTCGATCCGACAACGATGGGTCAAACGCTCGCCGCCCACCCCAGGCCGCAACGCATTGA